The nucleotide window CGGGCGTGCGCAACGCTCTCCTCGCGATCGTCATGGCCGCCGCGGCGGGAAGAGGAGCGGGGGCGGTGACCCTCGACCGGATCGTCGCGACCGTCGACGAGCGCGCGATCACCTTGACCGAACTGGACCGGGCGATCCTGACGGGGGCTCTCGCGAAGGAGTCGGGGGAGACGGACGAGCAGTTCCGGGACCGGGTGCTTTCCGAGATGATCGACGAATACCTCCGATATCGGGACGCGCTCCGCTTCCTTCCGGCGCCGCCCGATCCGGCGCGGGTGGACGCCGCGCTCGAAGCGGTCCGCTCGCGGCTGCGCGCGGCGGGGAAGGACCCGGAGGCCGAATTTCGGGCGGCGGGGATGTCCGACGCGGAGGTTCGAGCGTCGCTCGAACGCCAGCTCGTCGTCACGCAATATGTCCGCGACCGGTTCGCGGCCCTCGCGTTCGTCGCTCCGGAAGACCTCGATCAGGAATACGCGGCCGTCGCCGAGGAGTATCGCAAGACGGGGCGGACGCCTCCTCCCCGCGCGGGGCTCGAGGAAGAGCTCCGGGACCGCGTCCGGGACCGCCGGACCGCGGAGGAAGTCGACAAGTGGACGAAAGACCTCCGCGAGAAGGCGCGAATCACGCGCCTCGGTCCACCGGAGATCGACCCGAGCCGGAAACCGACGGTCATCTCGAAAGCTCCCTAGCGCCCCCGCGAGCCCCGGAGATCGCTTCGCTCCGGTCGCGATGACGCATCGACGGCTCCCGCTTCAGAAATTCACCTTTCACCGGGCACGGCCGGGGGTGTGGGGAAGACGGGTTCGGCAGGACGGTGAACCTGCCGAACACGGGCGTCGAGCCGCCGGCCCCGGACAACAGGGGGCAGGGTCCGCGCCGGCTACCCGGGAGGCCAGGACATCGGCCTCCCCCCGAGCAGGTGCACGTGCAGGTGAAACACCGTCTGTCCCGCGCCCTCGCCGTTGTTGACCACCAGCCGGTAGCTCTCGAGGCCGCGTTCGCGCGCGATCCGCGCGGCGGTCAGGAACACGCGTCCGACGAGCGCCTCGTCGTCGGCCGCGCCGATCGTGTCGATGTGCCGCCGAGGAACGATCAGCACGTGCGTCGGGGCCCGGGGGGCGATGTCCTCGAACGCGAATGTCGCATCGTCCTCGAACACCTTCTTCGACGGCACGCGGCCGGACACGATTCCGCAGAACAGGCAATCGCTCATCGGATCCTCTCGATTCGCGCTCCGAGCGCGTTCAGTTTCTCCTCCATCCGGTCGTAGCCGCGGTCGAGGTGGTAGATGCGGTCGACGACGGTCGTCCCCTCGGCGGCGAGTCCGGCGATCACGAGCGAAGCCGAGGCGCGGAGATCGGTCGCCATCACGGAAGCGCCGAGGAGCCGCGAGGGGCCCTCGACGCGGGACCGCCGCCCCTCGACGGAGATCCGAGCGCCCATCCGCGCGAGCTCGGGAACGTGCTGGAAGCGGTTCTCGAAGATGTTTTCCGTGACCGTCGAGGTGCCCGTCGCCTGCGTCGCGAGAGCCAGGAACTGGGCCTGCAGGTCGGTCGGAAAACCCGGATAGGGCGCGGTCGTCAGGTCGCACGCGTCGAACGCGCCGTTTCCCGTCACCCGGAATCCGCCCGGTTCCTCGGCGATCCGGATTCCCATCTCGCCGAGCTTCGCCAGCGGGGCGAGCAGGGTGGCCGGGTCGGCGTTCTCGATCCGGACGTCGCCGTGCGTCGCCGCGGCCGCGACCGCGTACGTTCCGGCCTCGATGCGGTCCGGGAGGATCGCATGCTCGGCTCCGTGGAGCCGTTCGACCCCCTCGATGGTCATCTCGCTTTCCCCCGCGCCCCGGATCTTCGCCCCCATCTTCGTGAGGAGGCGGGCCAGATCGACGACCTCGGGTTCGCGAGCCGCATTCTCGAGGCGGGTCGTCCCGTCGGCGAGCACCGCCGCGAGCATCGCGTTCTCGGTGCCCGTCACCGACACCTGGTCGAAGAAGAAATCGGCGCCGCGCAGCCGGCTCGCCGAGGCCTCGACGTCGCCGTGCTCGAGAGACACGCGCGCGCCGAGCTTCTCGAACGCCGCGATGTGGAAATTGATCGGCCGGACGCCGATCGCACAGCCTCCGGGAAGAGAGGCCTTCGCGCGTCCGGCGCGGGCGAGGAGCGGCCCGAGCACGAGGACGGACGCCCGCATCGTCTTGACGAGGTCGTAGGGCGCCTCGGGCGTGTCGATCGACTCCGCCTGCAGGATCGCGGTTCCGTCCTCGAATTCGACCCGCGCGCCGATCCGGGACAGGAGCTTCGCCATCGTGCGGAGGTCGGCGACCTTCGGAACGTTCGTGAGGCGGACGGGGTCGCGGGTGAGGAGAGACGCGGCGAACGCCGGCAGCGCGGCATTCTTCGCCCCCGAGATCCGCACCGAGCCTTCCAGGCGGGAGGGTCCCTCGATCCGGAACTTGTCCACGCGGCGATTCTAGTACCCCGGAACGGGAATAGCGGTAGTGGCGCGGCTACGGCTTGCGAGCGAGATCGTTCGCGCTGCGCTGGCGCCCGAAGGGCTCGGACGGCGCGGGCAATCTGCTGCGCCGGCGCGACCACACGATGTCACCGCATCGCCTTCATCGCGCCGACTTGAACTTGCTCCGCGGCGCTCGGAACGCCGCGATCGTTATTCCCGTTCCGGGGTGCTGTCCGCGGTTCGCGCGCGCTTCGGGAAGCCGACGCGGCGCAGGAGCGCGTCGAAACGGGAGTCGCCGCGGAGCGCGTCCACGCGGGGATTGACGAGGAGAGAGACGGCCGCGTCTTCGCGGCGGTCGATCGCCCGGCCGAGCTCCGCGAAGGCGGCGTCGGTCTCCCCGAGCGCGGTGTGGACGAGCGCGACGGAGAAGGCGGGCGCGGCCAGCCCGCGCAGCAGCGCGCGCGCCTCGTCCTTCTCGCCCGCGGCCGCCAGAGCCCAGGCGAGCGTCGCGACGGCGCGCGGCCGCTCTCCCGCGGCGGAGACGGCGCCGCGGATCTCGGAGATTCCGTCCGCGAGGTCTCCGCGCTCCACCAGGGCGATCCCGAGATCGAAACGGGCGGGGAGGAACGCGGGGTCGCTCTCCGCGATTCCGCGGAAGACCCGCTCCGCGTCGGCGTAGTCCCGGCGGCAGTGGTGGAAATAGCCGCGATCCTCGCGGACCACGAGCGAGAGCGGGTCGAGGGCCGACGCCCGTTCGATCTCTTCCCAGGCCTCGTCGAAGCGGCCCATCGTCAGGAGGAACAGGCCGTACCAGTGATGCGCGGTCGCGTGGGCCGGGTTGTCCGCGAGGGCGAGCCGGAACTCCCGTTCGGCGCCCGCGAAGTCCCAGGCGAACCGGTGGAGGACGCTCGCGAGGGAGTTGTGCGCTTCCGCGGAACTCGCGATCGAAAGCGCCTTCTCCGCCGCCGCCCGCGAGCGCGGGTAGGCGATCTCCGGCGCGAGGTGCCCGTACCCCCCGAGGAAGACGTACGCGTCGGCGATTCCGGCGTAGGCGAGGGCGAGTCCCGGATCCCGCCGGATCGCCTCATCGAAGAGCGCGAGCGCTTTCTCGAAGCCGTCCTCCGTCCGCCGATTCCATTCGAACCGGCCGCGCAGGTAGAGGTCGTAGGCCTCCGACGCGGAAGGCCGCCGCGCGGCTTTCGGCCGGGAGCGGCCGCGGGCCCGGGCGCCGATCCGCCGGACGATGGCGTCGGCGATTTCCTCTTCGAGGGCGAGGAGGTCGGCCGCGGGCCGGCGGAACCGCCCGCCCCAGAGCTGCGCGCCATCCTCCGCGTCGACGAGCTCGGCGAAGACGTCGAGGTCGCCCTCGCGGGCGGCGACGCGCCCCGTCACGACGGCGGACACGCCCAGCTCGCGTCCGATCTCCCGCGGATCCGCGGCGGCCGATTTCCAGCGGAAAACCGAGCTTCGGGCGATCACGCGCGCCTTCGCGCGGCTCGCGACCGCGTTGATCAGGTCTTCGGTCAGCCCGTCGGCCAGGTATTCGCGCGCCGGTTCGTTCTCGGGTCCGGCGAACGGAAGGATCGCGACGGAGGCGATCGCCGGGCGCCGCGACTCCCGGCGCGGCGCGCGGGTGTCGCCGGCCGCGGTCTCGAGCGCGAACGCCAGGTCGCGCGCCGACTGGAACCGCGCCTCCCGCTCCTTCCGGAGACAATGCTCCACGAGCCGCGCGAGCTCCGCGGGGCAGCCGGTCGCGCGGCGATCGATCGGCGGGGGCTCGTCGTTCAGGATCGCCGCGAGCGTGTCCGCCGGCGTCGCCTTCCGGAACGCGCGGGCGCCGGTGATCATCTCGTACAGGACGCACCCGAACGAGAAGAGGTCGCTTCGCGGATCGACCGGCTCGCACCGGACCTGCTCGGGGGACATGTACCCGATGGTTCCCACGAGGACGCCCGGTTCGGTGTCGGCCCCGGAGGCGCCCTTCTCGGGCTTCGGCGCCTCCGAGGCTTTCGCGACGCCGAAGTCGAGGATCTTGAGCCCCCCGTCGCGGGTGAGGAAGACGTTCTCGGGTTTCACGTCGCGGTGCACGATTCCCTTCTCGTGCGCGGCGCCGAGGGCGGCGGCGATCGCGAGCGCGTTCTCGCGAACGAGCGCCAGCGGGAGGGGACCGCGGTCGAGACGCCGGCGAAGCGTTTCCCCTTCGAGGAGCTCGGTGACCGCGTACGCGAGCCCCCCCTCGAGCCCGAAATCGTGGATGGCGAGGATGTGAGGATGCGAGAGCGCCGCCACGGTCCGCGCTTCCCGCGCGAACCTCGCCGCCGCCTCGGGATCCTTCGCGAGGCGCTCGGGGAGGACCTTGATCGCGACGGAACGCTCGAGCCGGGGATCGTGCGCCCGATACACGTCCCCCATTCCGCCCGAGGCGAGCGGCGCGACGATCTCGTACGGTCCGAGCTTTTCGCCGCGGGTCAGCACGGGGATCCGCCCGCCCTCGTCCGCGACGGGGCTGCCGGGCGAGCGCGGCGTCTCGTCATGCCCGTCTCAGCACGGCGACTCGCGGGATGCCCGCGAGATCGTCGACCACCCGCCGCCACTCCCATTCCGGCCGTTCCGCCACGGCCCGGCGGACGGCGTCGACCTGGCCGAAACCGATCTCGAACAGGAACGCGCCGCCGGAGACGACGGCGGCGGGGGCCGCGGCGAGGAGCCGGCGGATCTCCGAGAGCCCGTCCGCGCCGGCGAAGAGCGCCTCCGCCGGCTCGAAGTCCCGGACGGACGAGGGGAGTCCGCTCCGGTCGGACGAGGCCACGTAAGGGGGATTGGAGACGGCGAGATCGAACCGTGCGGGAGCGACGGAAGCGAGCCAGTCGGACGCCGCGAGAGCGGCGCGACGCTCGACGCCGTGACGGCGGACGTTCTCGCGCGCGAGCGCGAGCGCGGCGACCGACCGGTCGATCCCGACGACGAACGCGGCCGGGAACTCGAGCGCCAGGGTGACGGCGAGGATGCCGGAACCGCAGCCGAGGTCGACGATCCGCCGCGGCGAAGGCGCCTCCCGGCGCGCCTCCTCGACGAGGTGCTCGGTCTCCGGCCGCGGGATGAGCGCGCGCGGGTCGACCCGGAACGTCCGGCCGTAGAAGTCCCATTCGCCGAGGATGTACTGGAGCGGCTCGCCCGACTCGCGTCGGCGCCAGAGCGACACGAAGCGCCCCTCGGCGTCCGGATCGACGACGCGTCCCGGGTCGAGCGCGCCGGGGGAGGCCAGGCCGAGGAGATGGGCGAGCAGGATCCGGGCGTCGCGGCGGCGGTCCGGGTCCGCGCCGGCGCGGTCGCCCGTGAGGCGCGCGACCGTCGTCATCGAATCCGCCGCA belongs to Thermoanaerobaculia bacterium and includes:
- the murA gene encoding UDP-N-acetylglucosamine 1-carboxyvinyltransferase gives rise to the protein MDKFRIEGPSRLEGSVRISGAKNAALPAFAASLLTRDPVRLTNVPKVADLRTMAKLLSRIGARVEFEDGTAILQAESIDTPEAPYDLVKTMRASVLVLGPLLARAGRAKASLPGGCAIGVRPINFHIAAFEKLGARVSLEHGDVEASASRLRGADFFFDQVSVTGTENAMLAAVLADGTTRLENAAREPEVVDLARLLTKMGAKIRGAGESEMTIEGVERLHGAEHAILPDRIEAGTYAVAAAATHGDVRIENADPATLLAPLAKLGEMGIRIAEEPGGFRVTGNGAFDACDLTTAPYPGFPTDLQAQFLALATQATGTSTVTENIFENRFQHVPELARMGARISVEGRRSRVEGPSRLLGASVMATDLRASASLVIAGLAAEGTTVVDRIYHLDRGYDRMEEKLNALGARIERIR
- the prmC gene encoding peptide chain release factor N(5)-glutamine methyltransferase, which codes for MTAPAFTDAADSMTTVARLTGDRAGADPDRRRDARILLAHLLGLASPGALDPGRVVDPDAEGRFVSLWRRRESGEPLQYILGEWDFYGRTFRVDPRALIPRPETEHLVEEARREAPSPRRIVDLGCGSGILAVTLALEFPAAFVVGIDRSVAALALARENVRRHGVERRAALAASDWLASVAPARFDLAVSNPPYVASSDRSGLPSSVRDFEPAEALFAGADGLSEIRRLLAAAPAAVVSGGAFLFEIGFGQVDAVRRAVAERPEWEWRRVVDDLAGIPRVAVLRRA
- a CDS encoding histidine triad nucleotide-binding protein, producing the protein MSDCLFCGIVSGRVPSKKVFEDDATFAFEDIAPRAPTHVLIVPRRHIDTIGAADDEALVGRVFLTAARIARERGLESYRLVVNNGEGAGQTVFHLHVHLLGGRPMSWPPG
- a CDS encoding protein kinase, which gives rise to MLTRGEKLGPYEIVAPLASGGMGDVYRAHDPRLERSVAIKVLPERLAKDPEAAARFAREARTVAALSHPHILAIHDFGLEGGLAYAVTELLEGETLRRRLDRGPLPLALVRENALAIAAALGAAHEKGIVHRDVKPENVFLTRDGGLKILDFGVAKASEAPKPEKGASGADTEPGVLVGTIGYMSPEQVRCEPVDPRSDLFSFGCVLYEMITGARAFRKATPADTLAAILNDEPPPIDRRATGCPAELARLVEHCLRKEREARFQSARDLAFALETAAGDTRAPRRESRRPAIASVAILPFAGPENEPAREYLADGLTEDLINAVASRAKARVIARSSVFRWKSAAADPREIGRELGVSAVVTGRVAAREGDLDVFAELVDAEDGAQLWGGRFRRPAADLLALEEEIADAIVRRIGARARGRSRPKAARRPSASEAYDLYLRGRFEWNRRTEDGFEKALALFDEAIRRDPGLALAYAGIADAYVFLGGYGHLAPEIAYPRSRAAAEKALSIASSAEAHNSLASVLHRFAWDFAGAEREFRLALADNPAHATAHHWYGLFLLTMGRFDEAWEEIERASALDPLSLVVREDRGYFHHCRRDYADAERVFRGIAESDPAFLPARFDLGIALVERGDLADGISEIRGAVSAAGERPRAVATLAWALAAAGEKDEARALLRGLAAPAFSVALVHTALGETDAAFAELGRAIDRREDAAVSLLVNPRVDALRGDSRFDALLRRVGFPKRARTADSTPERE